One Rosa chinensis cultivar Old Blush chromosome 5, RchiOBHm-V2, whole genome shotgun sequence genomic region harbors:
- the LOC112168020 gene encoding uncharacterized protein LOC112168020, producing MDYLQSFGIEPEELSEDGDRSIDGDYDPQFDDEDYEHYGTDEEDWLEEAQLDEATKGKGLGVGSSCTSGLGSTAPDMGDDDDDEDMYRVDDSDEERMQHAIDSNEELEEVGIEFNPSTDVKKPNFCLKMQFATVQILRDALREKAIQGGWEYVYIKNDKTRLRVVCKENNCPFELFASKMQHESTLMIKRYNPKHNCYRKFNNSMVRKKYLTGKFKDQIALNEAIKPENLAKTMSASIRAGVSKSMAYRAKRAALLEVEGGIKEQYARLADYGKELQRADPGTTIDLVCDFSNSEKAPVFKRLYIRLGALKNGFKAGCRSVIGLDGAHVKTCFGGQLLTAVGIDANNTSWVVAYAMVELEIKDSWIWFLQLLCKDLSCENNGRGWIFISDKQKGLKPALQEVVPFAQIRFCARHLWTNFTKKFPGKVMKDQMWKCAKATTSPYFQKEMEEMKTLDNDAYNWLSDPERPPKHWSRAYFPAGYDCGMLINNGCESFNALVVDTRSKPPVTMLEEIRLKIMRRIRTRRDKMEAYHGMYAPKQGISLRRIR from the exons ATGGATTATCTTCAATCTTTCGGGATTGAGCCGGAAGAGTTGAGTGAGGATGGGGATAGGAGTATAGATGGTGATTATGATCCACAATTTGATGACGAAGACTACGAGCATTATGGTACTGATGAGGAGGACTGGTTGGAGGAAGCCCAGTTAGATGAGGCTACAAAGGGTAAGGGTTTAGGGGTAGGAAGTAGTTGTACTAGTGGTTTAGGGTCTACTGCACCTGATATgggggatgatgatgatgatgaggatatGTATAGGgttgatgattctgatgaagaaaggatgcAACATGCAATTGATTCAAATGAGGAGTTGGAGGAAGTTGGTATAGAATTCAACCCAAGCACGGATGTGAAGAAACCTAATTTCTGTTTAAAGATGCAGTTTGCAACTGTACAGATTTTGAGGGATGCATTGAGGGAGAAGGCAATCCAAGGGGGGTGGGAGTATGTCTACATAAAGAATGATAAGACAAGGTTGAGGGTGGTCTGCAAGGAAAACAACTGTCCTTTTGAGTTGTTTGCTTCCAAGATGCAGCATGAAAGCACCTTGATGATAAAGAGGTACAATCCCAAGCATAACTGCTATAGGAAGTTTAACAATAGCATGGTGCGGAAGAAATACTTAACAGGCAAGTTCAAGGATCAAATTGCTCTTAATGAAGCCATAAAACCAG AGAATTTGGCTAAGACTATGTCAGCAAGCATTAGGGCAGGTGTTTCCAAAAGTATGGCTTATAGAGCAAAAAGAGCTGCATTGTTAGAGGTAGAAGGGGGCATCAAGGAGCAGTATGCAAGGCTGGCTGATTATGGGAAGGAACTTCAAAGGGCTGATCCAGGAACCACAATTGACTTGGTTTGTGACTTCAGCAACTCCGAGAAGGCACCTGTTTTCAAGAGGTTGTACATTCGCTTGGGAGCTTTGAAGAATGGATTCAAGGCAGGTTGTAGATCAGTGATTGGTTTGGATGGAGCTCATGTGAAGACATGTTTTGGTGGCCAACTGCTAACTGCTGTCGGAATAGATGCTAACAACACTTCATGGGTTGTTGCTTATGCAATGGTTGAGCTGGAGATAAAGGACTCTTGGATTTGGTTTTTACAGTTGTTGTGCAAGGATCTGAGCTGTGAGAATAATGGTAGAGGCTGGATATTCATAAGCGATAAGCAAAAAGGTTTGAAACCTGCATTACAAGAGGTGGTTCCATTTGCACAGATCAGGTTTTGTGCAAGACATTTGTGGACTAACTTCACCAAGAAGTTTCCTGGAAAAGTTATGAAAGATCAGATGTGGAAGTGTGCAAAGGCAACAACTTCGCCTTATTTTCAAAAGGAGATGGAGGAGATGAAGACCCTTGATAATGATGCTTATAACTGGTTGTCAG ACCCCGAGAGGCCCCCAAAACATTGGTCAAGGGCATACTTCCCTGCTGGTTATGATTGTGGCATGCTCATCAACAATGGTTGTGAGAGTTTCAATGCATTGGTCGTGGACACAAGGAGCAAGCCCCCTGTCACTATGTTGGAAGAGATAAGGCTGAAGATAATGAGGAGGATTCGTACTCGAAGGGACAAAATGGAGGCTTACCATGGAATGTATGCCCCAAAGCAAGGAATATCATTGAGAAGAATAAGGTGA